Proteins from a single region of Belliella baltica DSM 15883:
- a CDS encoding pyridoxal phosphate-dependent aminotransferase, producing MKGFSNRLTYIEEYYFSKKLKEVRQLISEGKPVINMGIGSPDLPPHPSVIKALQDTASDSLSHGYQGYQGIPELRKAFADFYQKYYGVDLNPNAEILPLMGSKEGIVHISMAFLNAGDEVLIPNPGYPTYASAVQLVEAKAVFYDLDKINDWQPNFAELKKNDLSKVKLMWVNYPHMPTGARANQDLFEKIIQFGKKHNILIIHDNPYSFILEDKPSSILSINGAKEIALELNSLSKTANMAGWRVGALVGKAELVDAVLKVKSNMDSGMFLGIQKGAIAALSLGQDWYASLNETYGKRRNLVWELADLLDLEVEKEAVGMFVWAKIKNDKTDIDFVDELLDQHHLFITPGSVFGSQGKGYVRFSLCISEKKIEEVINRIK from the coding sequence ATGAAGGGTTTTTCTAATCGACTAACATATATCGAGGAATATTATTTTTCCAAAAAACTTAAAGAAGTCCGTCAGTTGATTTCTGAAGGGAAGCCTGTAATCAATATGGGAATAGGAAGTCCGGATTTACCACCGCACCCTTCAGTGATCAAGGCACTCCAAGATACTGCTTCAGATTCCCTTTCCCACGGGTACCAAGGATATCAGGGTATACCTGAGTTGAGAAAGGCTTTTGCTGATTTTTATCAAAAGTATTATGGAGTTGATCTCAATCCTAACGCTGAAATACTTCCTTTGATGGGTTCGAAAGAGGGAATAGTACACATCTCCATGGCGTTTTTGAATGCAGGTGATGAAGTTCTTATCCCAAATCCCGGTTATCCCACTTATGCCTCAGCGGTACAGCTTGTAGAAGCTAAGGCTGTTTTCTATGACTTGGACAAAATAAATGACTGGCAGCCAAATTTTGCAGAATTGAAAAAAAACGATCTTTCAAAAGTGAAATTGATGTGGGTTAATTATCCTCACATGCCGACGGGAGCAAGAGCTAATCAAGATTTATTTGAAAAGATTATTCAGTTTGGGAAGAAGCATAATATTTTGATCATTCATGATAATCCTTACAGCTTTATTTTAGAAGATAAACCTTCAAGTATTTTATCAATAAACGGAGCGAAGGAAATTGCATTGGAGCTCAATTCCCTCAGTAAAACCGCAAATATGGCGGGATGGAGAGTTGGAGCTTTAGTGGGGAAGGCAGAATTGGTTGATGCAGTGCTGAAAGTAAAAAGCAATATGGATTCAGGGATGTTTCTAGGGATCCAAAAAGGTGCTATTGCTGCACTTTCATTAGGTCAAGATTGGTATGCTTCACTGAATGAGACTTATGGGAAAAGAAGAAACTTAGTCTGGGAATTAGCTGACCTTTTGGATTTGGAGGTAGAAAAAGAAGCTGTAGGGATGTTCGTCTGGGCGAAAATCAAAAACGATAAAACAGATATAGATTTTGTGGACGAGTTACTTGATCAACATCACTTGTTTATCACGCCAGGAAGTGTTTTCGGAAGTCAGGGGAAAGGATATGTTCGTTTTTCACTTTGCATTTCAGAAAAAAAAATAGAAGAAGTAATCAATAGAATCAAATAA
- a CDS encoding SIMPL domain-containing protein, with amino-acid sequence MKKLFFLLPVLLMPLFASAQQQSVPSIDVDGASELKVMPDEAILNMNLRELGMKVSDVTNQLNKKTKSIENALKKSGVKDYKFVVDNYYVNINRIYTRGSSKDSGYVATQNIRVVVKHRDNDLVKIVESINKSADLSYNVSFGISENQKKSYQEKLLELALLDAKRKADIIAKTMGIDQIRVYKVNYSSGASFQPTEYRMETMMMKTASEDRVEPTFSPDEQTLSDRVNVSFTFIHK; translated from the coding sequence ATGAAAAAACTATTCTTTTTATTACCCGTTTTGCTAATGCCATTATTTGCTTCGGCACAGCAACAGTCAGTTCCATCTATTGATGTTGATGGAGCGAGTGAACTCAAAGTAATGCCTGATGAAGCTATTCTGAATATGAATCTTCGGGAATTGGGGATGAAAGTCTCTGATGTGACAAATCAATTGAATAAAAAGACAAAATCAATCGAAAATGCATTGAAAAAATCAGGTGTAAAAGATTACAAATTTGTAGTGGACAACTACTATGTGAACATCAATAGAATCTACACCAGAGGATCTTCTAAAGACAGTGGATATGTTGCCACCCAAAATATCAGAGTTGTAGTTAAGCACAGAGATAATGATTTAGTGAAAATCGTCGAATCAATCAATAAATCAGCGGATTTAAGTTATAATGTGAGTTTTGGAATTTCCGAAAATCAAAAGAAATCTTATCAAGAAAAGCTTTTAGAATTGGCTTTGCTCGACGCAAAACGAAAGGCTGATATCATTGCTAAGACCATGGGGATTGATCAAATCCGCGTTTATAAAGTGAACTACAGCTCAGGTGCTAGTTTCCAGCCAACTGAATATCGAATGGAAACAATGATGATGAAGACGGCTTCCGAAGATAGGGTAGAACCTACTTTTAGTCCTGACGAGCAGACGCTTTCTGATCGGGTAAACGTGAGTTTTACATTCATCCACAAATAA
- a CDS encoding chorismate mutase — MENHLQTKDWGLGLNGHLIIAGPCSAETPEQIEKVCLDMKKENMIPHLFRAGIWKPRTRPGSFEGIGEEGLTWMEIVRNHLNIPITTEVGNAAHVELALKHKVDVLWIGARTTVNPFAVQEIADALKGVDIPVMVKNPMNPDLQLWLGALERLQTVGINKLAAIHRGFSDSYDKRFRNKPNWSMPIHLKREWKGMEVINDPSHIVGNRAGILETAQRAINFGLDGLMIETHHDPDNAWSDAKQQVTPAALKQILSKIDFRETAGSENPGERLNDLRTAVDHLDDQLLDLLQERFSMIDQIGAYKRENHLTVFQSDRWKYVMESRTQKGVKKNLSEKFMKELLYCIHEESVKRQEKQLREADPVKR, encoded by the coding sequence ATGGAAAATCACTTACAAACAAAAGACTGGGGACTCGGATTAAATGGTCATTTGATCATTGCAGGACCTTGTAGCGCAGAAACGCCAGAACAGATAGAAAAAGTCTGTTTGGATATGAAGAAGGAAAATATGATTCCTCATCTTTTTAGAGCTGGAATCTGGAAGCCAAGAACCAGACCAGGGAGTTTCGAAGGGATTGGAGAAGAGGGTTTGACATGGATGGAAATCGTAAGAAATCACCTGAACATTCCGATCACGACCGAAGTTGGAAATGCAGCGCATGTTGAGTTGGCATTGAAGCACAAAGTAGATGTACTTTGGATTGGAGCCAGGACTACGGTTAATCCGTTTGCAGTGCAGGAAATTGCTGATGCATTGAAAGGCGTAGATATTCCTGTGATGGTGAAAAATCCAATGAATCCTGACCTTCAACTTTGGCTGGGAGCTTTGGAAAGACTTCAAACTGTTGGCATCAACAAGTTAGCAGCAATCCACAGAGGGTTCTCCGATTCCTATGACAAACGTTTTAGAAATAAGCCAAATTGGTCTATGCCAATTCACTTAAAGAGAGAGTGGAAAGGAATGGAAGTGATCAACGACCCAAGTCATATTGTTGGAAATAGAGCAGGTATTTTGGAGACTGCTCAGCGTGCGATTAATTTTGGTTTAGATGGATTGATGATTGAAACACACCATGATCCTGACAATGCTTGGTCTGATGCAAAACAGCAAGTAACTCCTGCTGCTTTAAAGCAAATTCTTTCTAAGATTGATTTTAGAGAAACTGCTGGTTCGGAAAATCCAGGTGAAAGACTCAATGACTTGAGAACTGCAGTAGATCATTTGGATGATCAATTGTTGGATTTGTTACAAGAAAGATTCTCCATGATCGATCAAATAGGAGCCTATAAAAGAGAAAATCACCTGACCGTATTCCAATCTGACAGATGGAAATACGTAATGGAATCTAGAACACAAAAGGGAGTGAAGAAAAATTTGAGTGAAAAATTCATGAAAGAATTGCTTTACTGTATTCATGAAGAATCAGTTAAAAGACAAGAAAAGCAATTACGAGAAGCAGATCCAGTTAAGAGATAG
- a CDS encoding serine hydrolase domain-containing protein codes for MKNKFFAFSVVALMITNLSFSQVSNVIFSTAEKVNQDSLHNINLLLEKAVDNQWIAGAVALVAIDGEIVYENAFGFRNIALNEAMKTDDIFRMASMTKPITSIAILKLYEEGKLDFKDPVSKYIPEFSNPQILVALNPTDSSYTTKPASREVTIHDLLTHTSGISYGFADTLMNKIYAKEGIIDLTTLRPIKLEESIAKLAKLPLKHEPGEKFTYGLSIDVLGRVVEVASGLSFDQYLLENIFDPLGMDDTRFYFDDETQKERVTTMYANTRSEPLVEFPENPNRDLSGFFPIKGAKTYFSGGAGLSSTAQDYFKFCQMVLNDGELNGVRVLKEETIAFAKNNQIGEIRMGRDHFTYGYQVVPEDGDLRFGRIPGKISWGGAFQTTFWIDPARNSVAMLLTQMYPSYHQQKLYGPFEQMVNGAFETGN; via the coding sequence ATGAAAAATAAATTCTTTGCATTTTCTGTAGTCGCTTTAATGATTACCAACCTAAGCTTTAGTCAGGTTTCCAATGTGATATTCTCAACAGCTGAAAAAGTCAATCAAGACTCCCTCCATAATATTAATCTTTTGCTAGAGAAAGCAGTAGATAATCAATGGATTGCTGGAGCGGTGGCATTGGTAGCTATTGATGGAGAAATTGTCTATGAAAATGCTTTTGGCTTTAGAAATATTGCTCTAAATGAAGCAATGAAAACAGATGATATATTTAGAATGGCCTCTATGACTAAACCCATCACTTCCATCGCTATTCTTAAATTATATGAAGAGGGAAAACTTGATTTCAAAGATCCCGTTTCCAAATATATTCCTGAATTTTCAAACCCTCAGATATTAGTAGCTTTGAACCCTACCGATTCTAGCTATACCACAAAACCTGCTTCTCGTGAAGTGACTATTCATGACCTCTTGACTCATACTTCAGGAATTTCCTATGGCTTTGCGGATACGTTGATGAATAAGATTTATGCCAAAGAAGGAATCATAGACTTGACTACTTTAAGGCCAATCAAATTAGAAGAAAGCATAGCTAAACTTGCAAAACTACCTTTGAAACATGAGCCGGGCGAAAAATTCACTTATGGATTAAGTATTGATGTTTTAGGTCGAGTAGTAGAAGTTGCCTCAGGACTGTCTTTTGACCAATACTTATTGGAAAACATATTTGATCCTTTAGGAATGGATGATACTAGGTTTTATTTTGATGATGAAACTCAGAAAGAAAGAGTTACTACCATGTATGCAAACACGAGGTCAGAGCCATTAGTGGAGTTTCCAGAAAACCCAAATAGAGACTTATCCGGTTTCTTCCCAATCAAAGGAGCAAAAACCTATTTCTCAGGGGGAGCTGGCTTGAGTTCTACAGCTCAGGACTACTTCAAATTTTGCCAAATGGTACTCAATGATGGAGAATTGAATGGAGTCAGAGTTTTAAAAGAGGAAACTATCGCTTTCGCTAAAAACAATCAAATCGGAGAAATTAGAATGGGTAGAGATCATTTTACCTATGGTTATCAAGTTGTTCCAGAAGACGGAGATTTACGTTTTGGAAGGATTCCTGGAAAAATTTCTTGGGGAGGTGCCTTTCAAACTACTTTCTGGATTGATCCTGCAAGAAATTCTGTAGCCATGCTGCTTACACAAATGTACCCATCATATCATCAACAAAAGCTTTACGGACCATTTGAGCAAATGGTGAATGGGGCGTTTGAGACCGGAAACTAA
- a CDS encoding bifunctional 3-deoxy-7-phosphoheptulonate synthase/chorismate mutase type II, whose product METKTLDRWGMNLQKPLIIAGPCSVETPEQLDRTVAGLVDQGVRIIRGGVWKPRTRPGNFEGVGAIALPWIKEVKEKYGVKFAIEVANPNHVEQALEAGIDLLWIGARTTVNPFAVQEIADSLKGVDIPIFVKNPVNPDLALWIGALERLDQAGLKRIGAIHRGFSNFNDTKYRNSPMWQLPIELKTKIPNLPLLNDPSHIGGKRDLLFDIAQMAYDLNFDGLIVESHIDPDKAWSDAAQQLTPDAFGAMLKSLKTRNSGLENPIFKHQLEQLREQIDEVDRELLEVLTRRMSLVEQVGEYKKSNNLTVFQIERWKKVFKTRADWAESMNVNPEFIKEVFKLIHTESINKQTEIMEGRKLEK is encoded by the coding sequence TTGGAAACAAAAACTTTAGATCGTTGGGGAATGAATCTCCAGAAACCTTTGATCATCGCAGGGCCCTGTAGCGTAGAGACTCCTGAGCAGCTGGATAGGACTGTTGCAGGATTGGTAGATCAAGGTGTGAGAATCATCCGTGGTGGAGTTTGGAAACCTAGAACGAGACCGGGTAATTTTGAAGGGGTGGGAGCAATTGCTTTGCCTTGGATCAAAGAAGTGAAGGAGAAGTATGGTGTCAAGTTCGCAATAGAAGTTGCAAACCCTAACCATGTGGAACAAGCGCTTGAAGCTGGTATTGACTTATTATGGATTGGAGCAAGGACCACCGTTAATCCGTTTGCGGTTCAGGAAATTGCTGATAGTTTAAAGGGAGTAGATATTCCAATTTTTGTCAAGAATCCTGTGAATCCAGATTTAGCACTTTGGATTGGGGCTTTAGAAAGATTAGATCAAGCAGGTTTGAAGCGAATAGGAGCGATTCACAGGGGTTTTTCAAATTTTAATGATACAAAATATAGGAACTCCCCAATGTGGCAGCTTCCGATTGAATTAAAAACCAAAATCCCGAATTTACCTTTGTTGAATGACCCTAGTCACATTGGTGGAAAAAGAGATTTGCTATTTGATATCGCACAGATGGCTTATGACTTGAATTTTGATGGTTTGATCGTAGAATCTCATATCGATCCAGATAAAGCTTGGTCAGATGCGGCACAACAACTGACTCCTGATGCATTTGGTGCAATGCTTAAAAGTCTTAAGACAAGAAATAGTGGATTGGAAAATCCAATATTTAAGCATCAACTTGAGCAACTTAGAGAACAGATTGATGAAGTAGATAGAGAACTATTAGAAGTTTTGACTCGCCGGATGAGCTTAGTTGAGCAAGTGGGAGAATATAAAAAATCAAATAACTTGACCGTTTTTCAAATTGAGAGATGGAAGAAAGTTTTCAAAACAAGAGCTGATTGGGCAGAGTCCATGAATGTAAATCCTGAATTTATCAAGGAGGTTTTTAAACTTATTCATACCGAATCGATTAATAAACAAACGGAAATTATGGAAGGCAGAAAACTGGAAAAATAA
- a CDS encoding HigA family addiction module antitoxin has product MEKLANIHPGEILLFEFLEPLEITPYRLSKDLKIPQTRISEILKGRRRITADTALRLSKYFGNSPKFWLGLQDDFDIEEELENKENEMNEIKRHDEKSVA; this is encoded by the coding sequence ATGGAAAAATTAGCTAACATACATCCAGGCGAAATTCTATTATTTGAATTCCTAGAACCACTTGAAATCACACCTTATAGACTTTCTAAAGATTTAAAAATCCCTCAAACTCGCATTTCTGAAATACTCAAAGGTAGAAGGAGAATTACTGCCGATACTGCATTACGATTAAGTAAATATTTTGGAAATTCACCAAAATTTTGGCTTGGTCTTCAAGATGACTTCGATATTGAAGAGGAATTAGAAAATAAGGAGAATGAAATGAATGAAATTAAACGACATGACGAAAAAAGTGTAGCCTAA
- the aroB gene encoding 3-dehydroquinate synthase, which produces MESIIFSNTISDDLAGFLNRQDYSQLGLIMDSNTQEHCYPLIKSKLLPHRTFAFAAGEINKNLDTCIQIWQWMTDCGFDRKALIINLGGGVTGDMGGFCASTYKRGVRFINIPTTLLSQVDASVGGKLGIDFNGFKNHIGVFAEPIAVLISDEFLKTLPVNELRSGYAEVVKHGLIQNADYFSCLKIQDWESQDWKTLIEKSVSIKKSVVEKDPKESGLRKILNFGHTIGHAFESFYLDSENHLLHGEAIAIGMISEAFLSNKKSGLTLDELKQITNLLLGVYGKIEIPMADVDAIVALCSQDKKNDSDRINFSLLRKIGQCEYNITGSITEIKEAIAFYKSL; this is translated from the coding sequence TTGGAATCAATTATATTTTCTAATACCATATCGGATGATCTTGCTGGGTTTTTGAACAGACAGGATTATTCCCAACTCGGATTGATCATGGATAGCAATACACAGGAGCATTGCTATCCATTGATTAAATCCAAGCTACTACCACATCGAACTTTCGCTTTTGCTGCAGGAGAGATCAATAAAAACCTCGACACCTGCATTCAAATCTGGCAATGGATGACAGATTGTGGGTTTGATCGAAAAGCACTGATAATCAATCTTGGTGGAGGAGTTACGGGCGATATGGGCGGCTTTTGCGCCAGCACTTACAAGAGAGGTGTGCGCTTTATCAACATACCGACCACACTACTTTCTCAAGTCGATGCCAGTGTAGGAGGGAAGCTTGGGATCGATTTCAATGGTTTCAAGAATCATATCGGTGTTTTTGCAGAACCAATTGCTGTCCTTATTTCAGATGAATTTCTCAAAACCTTACCAGTAAACGAATTGCGTTCAGGATATGCAGAAGTGGTTAAACATGGTTTGATTCAAAATGCAGATTATTTTTCTTGTCTGAAAATTCAAGATTGGGAATCTCAAGATTGGAAGACCTTGATTGAAAAGTCAGTCAGCATAAAAAAGTCAGTGGTAGAAAAAGATCCAAAGGAATCGGGACTGAGAAAGATTCTCAATTTTGGGCACACCATTGGTCATGCTTTTGAATCCTTTTATTTGGATTCTGAAAACCATTTGCTTCATGGCGAAGCAATTGCCATCGGAATGATTTCTGAAGCTTTTCTCTCAAACAAAAAATCAGGCTTGACTTTAGATGAATTGAAGCAAATAACAAATTTACTCTTAGGGGTGTATGGGAAAATAGAAATTCCAATGGCTGATGTTGATGCTATTGTAGCACTTTGTTCGCAAGACAAGAAAAATGATTCCGATCGTATAAATTTCTCCCTTCTTAGGAAAATCGGACAGTGCGAATACAACATCACAGGGAGTATAACAGAAATAAAAGAAGCAATCGCATTTTACAAATCTCTTTAA
- the pyrE gene encoding orotate phosphoribosyltransferase encodes MKLFDKTVAAEVASKLLEIRAIRLQPDKPFTWASGWKSPIYCDNRLSLSYPEVRNLIKANLIKAIQHHFPNTEAIAGVATAGIPQGALLADRLGLPFIYVRSKPKGHGMENMIEGKVTPGQKVVVVEDLVSTGGSSLKAVADLKDAGFEVLGMVAIFTYGFDVAAENFKNAGIDLICLSDYAAMLPQALANDYIIDDDTLASLVEWRKDPSVWGK; translated from the coding sequence ATGAAATTATTTGATAAAACTGTAGCTGCTGAAGTAGCTTCAAAACTTCTAGAAATCAGAGCAATTCGTCTTCAACCTGACAAGCCTTTCACTTGGGCTTCGGGTTGGAAATCTCCAATTTACTGTGATAACAGGCTTTCACTTTCCTATCCAGAAGTACGTAATCTAATCAAAGCCAATTTGATCAAAGCAATTCAACATCACTTTCCAAATACAGAGGCTATTGCGGGTGTTGCTACGGCAGGAATTCCTCAAGGAGCGCTTTTAGCCGATAGATTGGGATTACCGTTTATCTACGTTCGCTCCAAACCAAAAGGTCATGGAATGGAAAATATGATAGAAGGAAAGGTTACGCCAGGTCAAAAAGTTGTTGTTGTAGAAGATCTAGTGTCTACGGGAGGAAGTTCTTTGAAAGCTGTAGCCGATTTGAAAGACGCAGGATTTGAAGTGTTGGGAATGGTTGCAATTTTCACTTATGGCTTTGATGTGGCAGCAGAAAATTTCAAAAATGCAGGAATAGATTTAATTTGTTTGAGTGACTATGCAGCGATGTTGCCACAAGCATTAGCTAATGATTATATCATTGATGATGATACTTTGGCCTCCTTGGTAGAATGGAGAAAGGATCCATCTGTTTGGGGAAAATAA
- a CDS encoding prephenate dehydratase produces MKISIQGIPGSFHHQVALNCFGEDAEILGFRTFEEAAKCVSKGECEFGILAIENSIAGAILPNYELIDRYNLTIKDEYYLPISHNLMCLKGQKIDDITEVRSHPMALLQCKKFFEAYPNIKLIDDIDTASVSRKIRDEKLKNVAAIASTTAAKIYGLEILAGDIQTVKNNFTRFIILQKPILELGFSQPNKASIKVTVNNEKGILAKLLSLISSSGLDLSKIQSIPVIDKPWEYAFFIDLQFENYQAYQSVIQDIKNDFGDVKIFGEYENRK; encoded by the coding sequence ATGAAAATATCAATTCAAGGAATACCGGGTTCTTTTCATCATCAAGTGGCGCTCAATTGTTTTGGAGAGGACGCAGAGATTTTGGGTTTTAGGACTTTTGAAGAAGCTGCCAAATGTGTGAGTAAAGGAGAATGTGAATTTGGGATTTTAGCCATTGAAAATTCAATCGCTGGTGCTATTCTTCCAAATTATGAATTGATAGATCGCTATAATCTGACGATCAAGGATGAATATTACTTGCCAATTTCTCATAATTTGATGTGTCTGAAAGGACAGAAAATCGATGATATTACCGAAGTAAGGTCTCACCCCATGGCCTTGTTGCAATGCAAGAAGTTTTTTGAAGCCTATCCGAATATCAAATTGATTGATGATATCGATACAGCTTCCGTTTCGCGAAAAATTAGAGATGAAAAATTAAAAAATGTAGCAGCAATAGCTAGCACAACAGCCGCAAAAATTTATGGGCTAGAAATACTTGCAGGCGATATTCAAACCGTCAAAAATAATTTTACCCGATTCATCATTTTACAGAAACCAATTTTAGAGTTAGGCTTTTCTCAGCCCAATAAGGCTTCTATCAAAGTAACTGTTAACAATGAAAAAGGCATTCTTGCAAAATTATTGTCATTGATCAGTAGCTCTGGTTTGGACTTGAGTAAAATTCAATCTATCCCCGTGATTGACAAACCTTGGGAGTACGCATTTTTTATAGATTTGCAATTCGAGAATTATCAAGCCTATCAGTCGGTAATTCAAGATATAAAAAATGATTTTGGCGATGTGAAAATTTTCGGTGAATACGAGAACAGAAAGTGA
- a CDS encoding type II toxin-antitoxin system RelE/ParE family toxin, translating to MIISFGSKDTEQIWLGIRVKKIPLEIQNIGRRKLRMLNNSQDLIDLRVPPSNRLEKLSGNLSDYYSIRINRQWRIIFQWEKGQASAVSIVDYH from the coding sequence ATGATTATTTCATTTGGATCAAAAGATACTGAACAAATATGGCTTGGTATTCGAGTAAAAAAAATCCCACTTGAAATACAAAATATAGGTAGGCGGAAGCTAAGAATGCTAAATAATTCACAAGATCTAATTGATTTACGAGTTCCTCCTTCAAACAGACTTGAAAAATTAAGCGGTAATTTATCTGATTATTATAGCATTAGAATAAATAGACAATGGCGTATAATATTTCAGTGGGAAAAAGGGCAAGCTTCTGCTGTATCAATAGTTGACTATCATTAA
- a CDS encoding prephenate dehydrogenase, translated as MKKIHIIGLGLLGGSFSLALKQAKPDIKFTGFDANPKNLEDAQILGIIDEAKEEPDADTDVIILATPANTLSGLLIKYLDQVGPNTLIIDFGSTKENLCKAVTEHPKRAQYLAGHPIAGTEYSGPKAAKADLLDKKVFIICEMELTDVHLKGMAYDILEALNMKLRFMDAEEHDRHLAFVSHLSHVSSFMLGKTVLDKMEDEKNIFDMAGSGFASTVRLAKSSPAMWAPIMEENKKNMLEALSLYISNLSKFRDKIIAEDFESLASEMQKINKIGDILDLGK; from the coding sequence ATGAAAAAGATACACATTATCGGGTTAGGACTTTTGGGAGGTTCTTTTTCCTTAGCTTTAAAACAGGCTAAACCTGATATTAAATTTACTGGGTTTGATGCCAATCCCAAAAATCTAGAAGATGCTCAAATCTTAGGAATCATAGATGAAGCTAAAGAAGAACCAGATGCAGATACGGATGTCATCATCTTAGCGACTCCAGCGAATACGCTATCTGGACTTTTAATCAAATATTTGGATCAAGTAGGACCAAACACATTGATTATAGACTTTGGTTCTACGAAGGAAAATCTCTGCAAAGCGGTTACAGAGCATCCTAAAAGAGCCCAATATTTGGCAGGACACCCAATAGCAGGTACGGAATATTCTGGGCCAAAAGCAGCTAAAGCTGACTTATTGGATAAGAAAGTATTTATCATCTGCGAAATGGAATTGACTGATGTGCATTTGAAAGGAATGGCTTATGACATCTTAGAAGCGCTCAATATGAAACTGAGATTTATGGATGCTGAAGAGCATGACAGACATCTTGCCTTCGTGTCGCATCTATCACACGTATCTTCTTTTATGCTTGGCAAGACTGTTTTGGATAAGATGGAAGATGAAAAAAATATCTTTGATATGGCAGGTTCAGGTTTTGCATCTACGGTAAGGTTGGCCAAATCCTCTCCTGCTATGTGGGCACCGATTATGGAGGAAAACAAAAAAAATATGCTCGAAGCCTTAAGTCTTTATATATCTAATTTGTCAAAATTCAGAGATAAAATCATTGCTGAAGACTTTGAAAGTCTAGCTTCAGAAATGCAGAAAATCAACAAAATTGGAGATATTTTAGATTTAGGAAAATAA
- a CDS encoding 3-phosphoshikimate 1-carboxyvinyltransferase — MNTITLSQLSKFKITDIPLPSSKSESNRVLIIDALTEGENQIRNLAEARDTQTMIRLLETNPPVLDVLDAGTTMRFLTAYATVTNQNKIMTGTARMCERPIGILVDALRELGGEIHYMNKEGYPPLAIHGFSNQKTNKIKIRGDVSSQYISALLMIAPILPEGLELELEGKVGSRTYIEMTLELMAQFGVTYTWIENRILIAPQKYQPSSFAVESDWSGASYWFSLLACADEGELFLRGLKQNSLQGDFKIVEIMDHLGVRSEFNKSGVKLTKQPIKGLKSWDFTHCPDLAQTVAVTCAILGQKVEFSGLESLRIKETDRILALQQELAKFNAQLVEGENEVFTLIPSVDIPREVQIQTYDDHRMAMAFMPLMTKTQVIIEDPEVVNKSYPSFWKHVELVKEL, encoded by the coding sequence ATGAATACCATTACATTATCTCAACTATCAAAATTCAAAATTACGGATATTCCACTTCCTTCTTCAAAAAGCGAAAGCAATAGGGTATTGATTATTGATGCTTTGACGGAAGGTGAAAATCAGATCAGGAATCTCGCTGAGGCAAGAGATACGCAAACGATGATTCGATTGCTTGAGACTAATCCACCTGTTTTGGATGTGCTTGATGCTGGTACGACAATGCGTTTTCTTACTGCATATGCTACTGTTACCAATCAGAATAAGATTATGACTGGTACAGCTAGGATGTGTGAACGCCCAATTGGGATCTTGGTAGATGCACTGAGAGAGCTCGGTGGGGAGATACATTATATGAATAAAGAAGGCTATCCACCTTTGGCGATTCATGGTTTTAGCAATCAAAAGACCAATAAAATCAAGATAAGAGGAGATGTAAGCAGTCAATATATTTCAGCTTTGCTGATGATTGCACCGATTTTGCCAGAAGGTTTGGAGTTGGAGTTGGAAGGCAAAGTAGGCTCGAGAACTTACATAGAAATGACACTAGAGTTGATGGCCCAATTTGGTGTGACATATACTTGGATTGAAAATAGAATTCTTATTGCTCCTCAAAAATATCAGCCATCAAGTTTTGCCGTAGAGTCTGATTGGTCCGGTGCAAGTTATTGGTTCAGTCTATTGGCATGTGCCGATGAAGGAGAATTGTTTCTAAGAGGACTGAAGCAAAACAGCCTTCAAGGTGATTTCAAGATCGTGGAAATCATGGATCATTTGGGAGTTAGAAGTGAATTTAATAAATCAGGTGTTAAATTAACCAAGCAACCTATCAAGGGTTTGAAGTCATGGGATTTTACCCATTGTCCTGATTTGGCACAAACGGTGGCTGTCACGTGCGCAATCTTAGGTCAGAAAGTGGAGTTTTCTGGTCTTGAAAGTCTAAGAATCAAAGAAACAGATAGAATCTTAGCTTTACAGCAAGAACTAGCCAAGTTTAACGCTCAACTAGTAGAAGGTGAAAATGAAGTGTTTACATTAATTCCTTCAGTTGATATTCCAAGAGAAGTTCAAATTCAAACTTATGATGACCACAGGATGGCGATGGCATTTATGCCATTGATGACCAAAACTCAAGTCATCATCGAAGATCCAGAAGTAGTCAACAAATCCTACCCAAGTTTTTGGAAACACGTGGAATTGGTGAAAGAATTGTAA